A window of the Pseudomonas furukawaii genome harbors these coding sequences:
- the mreD gene encoding rod shape-determining protein MreD, translating into MVGQSSNNGWVIWLSLLLALLLSVGPVPSFMEFGRPLWLALFLTYWTLALPHRVGMTTAWVLGLAEDVLYGTLLGQNALILALITFLVLTLHQRLRMFPMWQQCLVLLVVFGLAQLVQLWLNALTGNRPPTLVFLLPALVSALLWPWVYAALRGTSRRLNVH; encoded by the coding sequence ATGGTCGGCCAGAGTTCCAACAATGGCTGGGTGATCTGGCTCAGCCTACTCCTGGCGCTGCTGCTCAGCGTCGGACCGGTGCCCAGCTTCATGGAGTTCGGCCGCCCGTTGTGGTTGGCGCTGTTTCTCACCTACTGGACCCTGGCCCTGCCACATCGGGTCGGCATGACCACCGCCTGGGTGCTCGGACTGGCGGAGGATGTGCTTTACGGCACGCTCCTGGGGCAGAACGCCTTGATCCTGGCGCTGATCACCTTCCTGGTGCTGACCCTGCACCAGCGCCTGCGCATGTTCCCGATGTGGCAGCAATGCCTGGTGTTGCTCGTTGTCTTCGGCCTGGCCCAGCTGGTGCAGCTGTGGCTCAATGCCCTTACCGGTAACCGTCCTCCGACCCTGGTCTTCCTGTTGCCCGCGCTGGTCAGCGCGTTGCTCTGGCCCTGGGTCTACGCCGCGCTGCGCGGCACGAGTCGCCGCCTCAACGTTCATTGA
- the rng gene encoding ribonuclease G — MSEEILINITPMESRVAVVENGVLQEVHVERTQRRGIVGNIYKGKVVRVLPGMQAAFVDIGLDRAAFIHASEISSREGSAVESISALVHEGQSLVVQVTKDPIGSKGARLTTQLSIPSRYLVYMPRTSHVGISLKIEDEAERERLKQVVADCIAAEGIEEAGGFILRTAADGARADEILVDIRYLRRLWEQISAQIQTAPAPSVIYEDLSLALRTLRDLVNPRIEKIRIDSRETFQKVTQFVDELMPEIADRLEHYPGERPIFDLYGVEDEIQKALERKVLLKSGGYLIIDPTEAMTTIDVNTGAFVGHRTLEETIFKTNLEAATAIARQLRLRNLGGIIIIDFIDMEDEEHQRQVLRTLEKQLERDHAKTNIIGITELGLVQMTRKRTRESLIQVLCEPCSACQGRRLLKTAETICYEIFREILREARAYQAEGYLVLANQKVVDRLLDEESGNVADLEAFIGRPIKFQVETMYSQEQYDVVLL; from the coding sequence ATGAGCGAAGAGATTCTGATCAATATCACGCCGATGGAATCGCGCGTGGCCGTGGTGGAGAACGGTGTGCTGCAGGAGGTGCATGTCGAGCGCACCCAGCGCCGTGGCATCGTCGGCAACATCTACAAGGGGAAGGTGGTTCGGGTCCTGCCGGGCATGCAGGCCGCCTTCGTCGACATCGGCCTGGACCGTGCGGCCTTCATCCATGCCTCCGAGATCAGCAGTCGTGAGGGCAGCGCGGTGGAAAGCATCAGCGCCCTGGTCCATGAAGGCCAGAGCCTGGTGGTGCAGGTCACCAAGGACCCCATCGGCAGCAAGGGCGCCCGCCTGACCACCCAGCTCTCGATCCCGTCCCGCTACCTGGTCTACATGCCGCGCACCAGCCATGTGGGCATTTCCCTGAAGATCGAGGACGAGGCCGAGCGCGAGCGCCTGAAGCAGGTGGTAGCCGACTGCATCGCCGCCGAAGGCATCGAGGAGGCCGGAGGTTTCATCCTGCGTACCGCCGCCGATGGCGCCCGGGCCGACGAGATCCTGGTGGATATCCGTTACCTGCGCCGACTCTGGGAGCAGATTTCCGCGCAGATCCAGACCGCGCCGGCGCCCTCGGTGATCTACGAGGACCTCAGTCTGGCCCTCCGCACCCTGCGCGACCTGGTCAATCCGCGCATCGAGAAGATCCGCATCGACTCCCGGGAAACCTTCCAGAAAGTCACCCAGTTCGTCGACGAACTGATGCCCGAGATCGCCGACCGCCTGGAGCACTACCCCGGCGAGCGGCCGATCTTCGACCTCTACGGTGTCGAGGACGAAATCCAGAAGGCCCTGGAGCGCAAGGTGCTGCTGAAGTCCGGCGGCTACCTGATCATCGACCCGACCGAGGCGATGACCACCATCGACGTGAACACCGGCGCCTTCGTCGGCCACCGCACCCTGGAAGAGACCATCTTCAAGACCAACCTGGAGGCCGCCACCGCCATCGCCCGCCAGCTGCGCCTGCGCAACCTGGGGGGGATCATCATCATCGACTTCATCGACATGGAAGATGAAGAGCACCAGCGCCAGGTCCTGCGCACCCTGGAGAAGCAGCTGGAGCGCGACCATGCCAAGACCAACATCATCGGCATCACCGAGCTGGGCCTGGTGCAGATGACCCGCAAGCGCACCCGCGAGAGCCTGATCCAGGTGCTGTGCGAGCCCTGCTCTGCCTGCCAGGGGCGGCGGTTGCTGAAGACCGCTGAAACCATCTGCTACGAGATCTTCCGCGAGATCCTGCGGGAGGCCCGCGCCTATCAGGCGGAAGGCTACCTGGTGCTGGCCAACCAGAAGGTGGTGGATCGCCTGCTGGACGAGGAGTCGGGCAACGTGGCCGACCTCGAAGCCTTTATCGGCCGGCCCATCAAGTTCCAGGTGGAGACCATGTACTCCCAGGAGCAGTACGATGTCGTCCTGCTCTGA
- a CDS encoding carbon-nitrogen hydrolase family protein produces the protein MSLAVIQMVSQADVPANLASARRLLEQAAEGGARLAVLPENFAAIGRPDLAAIGRAEAEGSGPILPWLSQAARDLGLWIVAGTLPLPPDGRPQDKPNACSLLIDERGERVARYDKIHLFDVDVSDNRGRYRESDDYAHGDRVVVADTPVGRLGLTVCYDLRFPELYGALREAGAELITAPSAFTAVTGAAHWQVLVRARAIETQCYLLAAGQGGIHPGPRETFGHSAIVDPWGRVLAEQPRGEAVLLAERDSAEQAAIRQRMPVSTHRRFMTPANPGPARTE, from the coding sequence ATGTCCCTTGCCGTGATTCAGATGGTCAGCCAGGCCGATGTCCCGGCCAACCTCGCCAGCGCCCGACGCCTGCTGGAACAGGCGGCCGAAGGTGGCGCCCGCCTCGCGGTGCTGCCGGAGAATTTCGCCGCCATCGGCCGCCCGGACCTGGCGGCGATCGGTCGTGCCGAAGCCGAGGGCAGCGGACCCATCCTCCCCTGGCTGAGCCAGGCGGCGCGTGACCTGGGGCTGTGGATCGTCGCCGGGACCCTGCCGTTGCCGCCCGATGGCCGTCCCCAGGACAAGCCCAATGCCTGCTCGCTTCTGATAGACGAGCGCGGCGAGCGCGTGGCCCGCTACGACAAGATCCACCTGTTCGACGTCGACGTGAGCGACAATCGCGGGCGCTACCGCGAGTCCGACGACTACGCCCATGGCGATCGGGTGGTGGTGGCCGATACCCCGGTGGGCCGGCTGGGCCTCACCGTCTGCTATGACCTGCGCTTTCCCGAACTCTACGGCGCCCTGCGCGAAGCCGGCGCCGAACTCATCACCGCGCCTTCGGCCTTCACGGCCGTGACCGGTGCCGCCCATTGGCAGGTGCTGGTGCGTGCCCGGGCTATCGAGACCCAGTGCTACCTGCTCGCGGCAGGGCAGGGCGGTATCCACCCGGGTCCACGCGAGACCTTTGGTCATTCGGCCATCGTCGATCCCTGGGGGCGGGTCCTGGCGGAGCAGCCCCGTGGCGAGGCCGTGTTGCTGGCCGAACGCGATTCCGCCGAACAGGCCGCGATCCGCCAGCGCATGCCGGTGAGCACCCACAGACGATTCATGACGCCGGCCAACCCTGGGCCGGCGCGTACGGAGTAG
- the mreB gene encoding rod shape-determining protein MreB, whose protein sequence is MFKKLRGMFSSDLSIDLGTANTLIYVRERGIVLNEPSVVAIRNHGNQKSVVAVGTEAKRMLGRTPGNISAIRPMKDGVIADFSVCEKMLQYFINKVHENSFLQPSPRVLICVPCKSTQVERRAIRESALGAGAREVFLIEEPMAAAIGAGLPVEEARGSMVVDIGGGTTEIALISLNGVVYAESVRVGGDRFDEAIVTYVRRNYGSLIGESTAERIKQEIGTAYPGGEIREIDVRGRNLAEGVPRSFTLNSNEVLEALQESLATIVQAVKSALEQSPPELASDIAERGLVLTGGGALLRDLDKLLAQETGLPVIVAEDPLTCVARGGGRALEMMDRHAMDLLSTE, encoded by the coding sequence ATGTTCAAGAAACTGCGTGGCATGTTTTCCAGCGATCTGTCGATCGACCTGGGCACTGCCAATACCCTTATTTACGTGCGCGAGCGCGGTATCGTCCTCAACGAGCCCTCCGTGGTCGCCATCCGTAACCACGGCAACCAGAAAAGCGTCGTGGCCGTGGGTACCGAGGCCAAGCGTATGCTGGGCCGTACCCCTGGCAACATTTCCGCCATCCGCCCGATGAAGGACGGCGTCATCGCCGACTTCAGCGTCTGCGAAAAGATGCTGCAGTACTTCATCAACAAGGTGCATGAGAACAGCTTCCTGCAGCCCAGCCCCCGCGTGCTGATCTGCGTACCCTGCAAGTCCACCCAGGTGGAACGTCGCGCCATCCGTGAGTCCGCCCTGGGCGCCGGCGCCCGCGAAGTCTTCCTGATCGAAGAGCCCATGGCGGCCGCCATCGGCGCCGGCCTGCCGGTTGAGGAAGCCCGTGGCTCCATGGTCGTCGACATCGGCGGCGGCACCACCGAGATCGCCCTGATCTCCCTGAACGGCGTGGTCTACGCCGAGTCCGTGCGCGTGGGCGGCGACCGCTTCGATGAAGCCATCGTCACCTACGTGCGTCGCAACTACGGCAGCCTGATCGGTGAATCCACCGCCGAGCGCATCAAGCAGGAAATCGGCACCGCGTACCCGGGTGGCGAGATCCGCGAAATCGACGTCCGTGGCCGCAACCTGGCGGAAGGCGTACCGCGCAGCTTCACCCTGAACTCCAACGAGGTGCTGGAAGCGCTGCAGGAGTCCCTGGCGACCATCGTCCAGGCCGTGAAGAGCGCCCTGGAACAGTCGCCGCCGGAGCTGGCGTCCGATATCGCCGAGCGGGGCCTGGTCCTGACCGGCGGTGGCGCGCTGCTGCGCGACCTGGACAAGCTGCTGGCCCAGGAGACCGGCCTGCCGGTGATCGTCGCCGAGGACCCGCTGACTTGCGTGGCCCGTGGCGGCGGCCGTGCCCTGGAAATGATGGATCGTCACGCGATGGACCTGCTCTCCACCGAGTGA
- a CDS encoding YhdP family protein — MDSFVRVLIRALRWSLGLCALVLVLAALYVSLGRELVPLVAEYRAEVESRASEAIGRPLGIGSLEGRWHGFSPLLIAHDVMLGDDEGALRLDQVRVIPDVLGSLLARQPRIARIELEGLQLGVRQDAAGQWHLEGFTAKSDTPLPGPRQVRELLQRIGQVSVLNSQLTLEPHAQAPLTFAYVNLSLRTGITRQRLDGRLNLPDGQPMALRLRSRLNAETWFKSEAEVYLSLPQTDWARWLPSGLAPDWRLQRLQAGGEFWGEWADGLQRVALRLHAPELKGAYATRKPVTLQDLALNAYFIRQPDGYQMLVDSLAADIGAQRWGDIRLRLDRKAGEQPEWRLGADRLDLAPLLPVVEALVPLPEAAAEAVAALKPRGALRNINLVYRPAESGPGRLTYGANLNDVGFEAYHGAPAVENVSGSLTGDLARGELRLDSRDFALHLDHLFPKPWRYREARARLTWALDDSAFTLASPYMRLKGEEGSIAGDMLIRLMRDPAAEDYMDLRVGLTEGDARYTEKYLPTRSPGLSPALATWLKEAIRGGAVDEGFFQYQGSLAHGADPGARSLSLFFKVHDAELAYQPGWPELREARGDVFIEDSGVRIEVPAGRILDSRVSDARAEVPHVEPGAVPRLLLDAQLQSNFVDGLKILREAPMGTAQIFEGWQGEGALDGRLKLDIPLEKGHAPQVVVDLATTGAQLKIPRPELAFSQLRGAFRYDTAKGLSAQDLRGQAFGREVRVRALAEGRNGQARSRILATGAIALKDLTAWLGVTQALPASGTLPYSLNLSLDGQDSQLRVDSSLRGLALDLPAPFGKAADDTRDTTWRMTLEGDERRYWLDYAGVASLVLAAPVGKLDQARGDLVLGGGTASLPGSPGLRVRGRLDELEASPWQKLAARYAPSESTEKARMLRSVDLDIARFWGFGLDMENLKVSLERAPAAWSLGLDSALVTGKVVLADAEGSPISVQLKQVRLPKPPESEVEADARPDPLAGVDPRSVPALDVRIDQVVLGDSPLGAWSFKARPNARGLLFSDLDLDLRGLKVTGSAGWEGTAESSASWYKGRLEGRNLADVLTAWNFAPSATSERFRLDADGRWPGSPAWVSLKRYSGSLDASLSKGQFVEVEGGAQALRVFGLLNFNSIGRRLRLDFSDLLGKGLAYDRVRGLLVGSEGRFVTRNPIVLEGPSSGLELDGTLDLASDRIDAKLLVTLPVTNNLPLAALIVGAPAIGGALFVVDKLLGDRVARFASVQYRVEGSWKSPKITFDKPFEKPR; from the coding sequence GTGGACAGCTTCGTGCGCGTCCTGATCCGTGCCCTGCGCTGGTCACTGGGGCTCTGTGCCCTGGTCCTGGTGCTGGCGGCGCTCTACGTCAGCCTGGGGCGGGAACTGGTACCCCTGGTGGCCGAGTACCGCGCGGAAGTGGAATCCAGGGCCAGCGAAGCCATTGGCCGTCCCCTGGGAATCGGCAGCCTGGAAGGCCGTTGGCACGGATTCTCGCCCCTGCTCATCGCCCACGATGTGATGCTCGGCGACGACGAGGGTGCGTTGCGCCTGGATCAGGTCCGGGTGATTCCCGATGTGCTCGGCAGCCTGCTGGCGCGGCAGCCGCGCATTGCACGGATCGAACTCGAGGGCCTGCAGTTGGGGGTGCGTCAGGACGCCGCCGGGCAATGGCACCTGGAGGGATTCACCGCGAAGTCGGACACGCCCCTTCCGGGCCCCCGCCAGGTCCGCGAGCTGCTCCAGCGCATCGGCCAGGTCTCGGTGCTGAACAGCCAGCTCACCCTGGAGCCCCATGCCCAGGCGCCCCTGACCTTCGCCTATGTCAATCTCAGCCTGCGCACCGGGATTACCCGGCAGCGCCTGGACGGTCGGCTCAACCTGCCCGATGGCCAGCCGATGGCCCTGCGACTGCGCAGCCGGCTGAACGCGGAGACCTGGTTCAAGAGCGAGGCCGAGGTGTACCTGAGCCTGCCCCAGACCGACTGGGCCCGCTGGCTGCCGTCCGGCCTGGCCCCGGACTGGCGCCTGCAGCGTCTCCAGGCCGGTGGCGAGTTCTGGGGCGAGTGGGCGGACGGCCTGCAACGGGTCGCCCTGCGCCTGCATGCGCCGGAGCTGAAAGGCGCCTACGCCACACGCAAGCCGGTGACCCTGCAGGACCTGGCCCTCAATGCCTACTTCATCCGTCAGCCGGACGGGTACCAGATGCTGGTGGATTCCCTGGCGGCCGATATCGGCGCGCAGCGCTGGGGTGACATCCGCCTGCGCCTGGACCGCAAGGCGGGTGAACAGCCGGAGTGGCGCCTGGGCGCCGATCGACTGGACCTTGCGCCCCTGCTGCCGGTGGTGGAGGCGCTGGTGCCGTTGCCCGAGGCGGCCGCCGAGGCCGTTGCCGCACTCAAGCCCCGGGGTGCCCTGCGCAACATCAACCTGGTCTATCGCCCGGCGGAGTCCGGCCCCGGCCGGCTCACCTACGGCGCCAACCTGAATGACGTGGGCTTCGAGGCCTACCATGGCGCTCCGGCGGTCGAGAATGTCAGCGGCAGCCTGACCGGCGACCTCGCCCGAGGCGAGCTGCGCCTGGACAGCCGCGACTTCGCCCTGCATCTGGATCACCTCTTTCCCAAGCCCTGGCGCTATCGGGAGGCCCGCGCCCGGCTGACCTGGGCCCTGGATGACAGCGCCTTCACCCTCGCCAGCCCCTACATGCGGCTGAAAGGCGAGGAGGGCAGCATCGCCGGTGACATGCTGATACGGCTGATGCGCGACCCCGCCGCCGAGGATTACATGGACCTGCGGGTCGGCTTGACGGAGGGCGATGCCCGCTATACCGAGAAGTACCTGCCCACCCGCTCTCCCGGGCTCAGTCCGGCACTGGCGACCTGGCTCAAGGAGGCCATCCGAGGCGGGGCGGTGGACGAAGGTTTCTTCCAGTACCAGGGTTCCCTGGCCCATGGGGCCGACCCGGGGGCCCGCTCCCTCAGCCTGTTCTTCAAGGTCCATGACGCCGAACTGGCCTACCAGCCCGGTTGGCCGGAGTTGCGCGAAGCGCGCGGCGATGTGTTCATCGAGGACAGCGGGGTGAGGATCGAGGTGCCGGCCGGCCGCATCCTCGATTCGCGGGTCAGCGATGCCAGGGCCGAGGTGCCCCATGTGGAGCCTGGAGCGGTGCCGCGCCTGCTGCTGGATGCCCAGTTGCAGAGCAATTTCGTCGATGGCCTGAAGATCCTCCGCGAAGCGCCGATGGGGACCGCGCAGATTTTCGAGGGCTGGCAGGGCGAGGGCGCCCTGGATGGCCGTCTCAAGCTGGATATTCCCCTGGAGAAAGGTCATGCGCCCCAGGTCGTGGTGGACCTGGCCACGACAGGCGCGCAGTTGAAGATCCCACGTCCGGAGCTCGCCTTCAGCCAGCTTCGCGGCGCCTTCCGCTATGACACCGCCAAGGGGCTCAGCGCCCAGGACCTCCGTGGCCAGGCATTCGGACGCGAGGTGCGGGTAAGGGCCCTGGCAGAGGGGCGCAATGGGCAGGCGCGCTCGCGAATCCTCGCAACCGGCGCCATCGCCCTCAAGGACCTGACGGCCTGGCTCGGTGTCACCCAGGCGCTGCCCGCGAGTGGCACCTTGCCCTACAGCCTGAACCTCAGCCTCGACGGCCAGGACAGCCAGCTGCGAGTCGATTCGAGCCTGAGGGGGCTGGCCCTGGACCTGCCCGCGCCCTTCGGCAAGGCGGCCGACGACACCCGCGATACCACCTGGCGCATGACGCTGGAAGGCGACGAGCGGCGATACTGGCTGGACTACGCGGGCGTCGCCAGCCTGGTGCTGGCAGCACCGGTGGGCAAGCTGGACCAGGCGCGCGGCGACCTGGTGCTGGGAGGCGGGACGGCCAGTCTCCCCGGTAGTCCCGGCCTGCGGGTGCGCGGGCGGCTCGACGAGCTGGAGGCCTCGCCCTGGCAGAAACTGGCCGCTCGGTACGCGCCCAGCGAGAGCACCGAGAAGGCGCGGATGCTGCGCAGCGTCGATCTGGATATCGCGCGATTCTGGGGGTTCGGCCTGGACATGGAGAACCTCAAGGTAAGTCTGGAGCGTGCGCCGGCCGCCTGGAGCCTTGGCCTCGACAGCGCCCTGGTCACGGGCAAGGTGGTGCTGGCGGATGCCGAGGGAAGCCCGATCTCCGTTCAGCTGAAGCAGGTTCGCCTGCCCAAACCGCCGGAAAGCGAGGTCGAGGCGGACGCCAGGCCCGATCCGCTGGCGGGTGTCGATCCGCGCAGCGTACCGGCGCTGGATGTGCGCATCGACCAGGTGGTGCTGGGGGATTCGCCCCTGGGCGCCTGGTCATTCAAGGCCCGGCCCAATGCCCGCGGCCTGCTATTCAGCGATCTGGATCTCGACCTCCGGGGGCTCAAGGTCACCGGCTCCGCGGGTTGGGAAGGCACCGCCGAAAGCAGTGCATCCTGGTACAAGGGGCGCCTCGAAGGGCGCAATCTGGCGGATGTGCTGACGGCCTGGAACTTCGCCCCTTCGGCCACCAGCGAACGCTTTCGCCTGGATGCCGATGGTCGTTGGCCGGGCTCGCCGGCCTGGGTAAGCCTGAAACGCTACTCCGGCTCCCTGGACGCCAGCCTGAGCAAGGGGCAGTTCGTCGAAGTGGAGGGCGGCGCGCAGGCCCTGAGGGTGTTCGGCCTGCTCAACTTCAACTCCATCGGTCGGCGGCTGCGCCTGGATTTCTCCGACCTGCTGGGCAAGGGCCTGGCCTACGACCGTGTCAGGGGGCTGCTGGTGGGCAGTGAGGGCCGCTTCGTCACCCGTAACCCCATCGTCCTGGAAGGGCCCTCCAGTGGCCTGGAGCTGGACGGCACCCTCGACCTCGCGTCCGATCGCATCGACGCCAAGCTGCTGGTGACCTTGCCGGTGACCAACAACTTGCCGCTGGCCGCGCTGATCGTCGGCGCTCCGGCCATCGGCGGGGCCCTGTTCGTGGTGGACAAGCTGCTGGGTGACCGGGTCGCCCGCTTCGCCAGCGTCCAGTACAGGGTGGAAGGTTCCTGGAAGAGCCCCAAGATCACCTTCGACAAGCCATTCGAGAAGCCTCGCTGA
- a CDS encoding Maf family protein yields MAMLYLASGSPRRRELLAQIGVPHVTLVASIDETARPGESASTYVERLAREKALVGLATLDDPRDACVLGADTAVVLDGCILGKPADREDALSTLARLSGREHEVLTAIALASAGRCESRVVASRVRFRPISPSEIDAYWSSGEPADKAGSYAIQGLGAVFVSRVEGSYSAVVGLPLLETAEMLAEFGIPCWQHLG; encoded by the coding sequence ATGGCCATGCTGTATCTGGCTTCGGGGTCGCCGCGCCGGCGCGAGCTGCTGGCGCAGATCGGCGTTCCCCATGTCACCCTGGTCGCCTCCATAGACGAGACCGCCCGCCCCGGCGAAAGCGCTTCCACCTATGTGGAGCGCCTGGCGCGGGAGAAGGCCCTGGTGGGGCTGGCCACGCTGGACGACCCCCGCGATGCCTGTGTGCTGGGCGCCGACACTGCGGTGGTGCTGGATGGCTGCATTCTCGGCAAGCCGGCCGATCGCGAGGATGCCCTGTCCACCCTGGCCCGGCTTTCCGGTCGTGAGCATGAGGTGCTCACCGCCATCGCCCTGGCGTCTGCTGGACGCTGCGAGTCCCGCGTGGTGGCCAGTCGGGTACGCTTCCGCCCCATTTCCCCCAGCGAGATCGACGCCTACTGGTCCAGTGGCGAGCCAGCCGACAAGGCGGGCAGCTACGCTATCCAGGGGCTGGGCGCGGTGTTCGTCAGTCGGGTCGAGGGCAGTTATTCCGCGGTAGTGGGATTACCGCTGCTGGAGACGGCGGAGATGCTTGCCGAATTCGGTATTCCTTGTTGGCAGCACCTGGGATAG
- the tldD gene encoding metalloprotease TldD, with the protein MSDLLLSVSEHLLAPGDLSIEQLPEILGELAGPGIDAADLYFQGQVSESWVLEDGIVKEGSFHLDQGVGVRAQSGEKTGFAYSNAITFDALRQAARAARSISRAGQEGRVQAFASPQVTRLYDSSSPLEVISRAEKVELLKRVDAATRALDPRIKQVTVSMAGVWERILIAASDGSLGADVRPLVRFNVSVIVEQNGRRERGGHGGGGRTDYRYFLQEDRAMGYAREALRQALVNLEAVPAPAGTLPVVMGAGWSGVLLHEAVGHGLEGDFNRKGSSAYSGRIGEKVASSLCTIVDDGTLAQRRGSLSIDDEGTPTQCTTLIENGVLKGYMQDKLNARLMKVARTGNGRRESYAHLPMPRMTNTYMLAGQSDPQEIIASVERGLYCANLGGGQVDITSGKFVFSTSEAYLIENGRITTPVKGATLIGNGPEAMSRVSMVGNDLALDSGVGTCGKDGQSVPVGVGQPTLKIDAMTVGGTGA; encoded by the coding sequence ATGAGCGATCTCTTGTTATCCGTCAGCGAGCACCTGTTGGCGCCTGGCGACCTCAGCATCGAGCAGCTTCCGGAGATCCTCGGCGAACTCGCCGGTCCCGGTATCGATGCGGCCGATCTCTATTTCCAGGGTCAGGTCTCCGAGTCCTGGGTCCTGGAGGACGGCATCGTCAAGGAAGGCAGCTTCCACCTCGACCAGGGCGTGGGCGTGCGCGCCCAGTCCGGTGAGAAGACCGGCTTCGCCTACAGCAATGCGATCACCTTCGATGCGCTGCGCCAGGCGGCGCGGGCGGCCCGCTCGATTTCCCGTGCCGGCCAGGAGGGGCGGGTGCAGGCGTTCGCCAGTCCGCAGGTCACACGCCTGTATGACTCCAGCAGTCCGCTGGAGGTCATCAGCCGCGCCGAGAAAGTGGAGTTGCTGAAAAGGGTGGATGCCGCCACCCGTGCCCTCGACCCTCGCATCAAGCAGGTGACCGTGAGCATGGCGGGCGTATGGGAGCGCATCCTGATCGCCGCCAGCGACGGCAGCCTGGGTGCCGATGTGCGACCGTTGGTGCGTTTCAATGTGAGCGTGATCGTCGAGCAGAATGGCCGCCGCGAGCGCGGTGGCCATGGCGGTGGCGGCCGGACCGACTACCGCTATTTTCTCCAGGAAGACCGCGCCATGGGCTACGCCCGTGAGGCGCTGCGCCAGGCGCTGGTCAACCTGGAAGCGGTGCCCGCTCCGGCCGGCACCCTTCCGGTGGTGATGGGCGCGGGCTGGTCCGGCGTCCTGTTGCACGAGGCGGTGGGGCACGGCCTGGAAGGGGACTTCAATCGCAAGGGCAGCTCCGCCTACAGCGGGCGGATCGGGGAGAAAGTGGCTTCCAGCCTTTGCACCATCGTCGACGATGGCACCCTGGCCCAGCGCCGGGGCTCGCTGAGCATCGACGACGAAGGCACCCCGACCCAATGCACCACGCTGATCGAGAACGGTGTGCTCAAGGGCTATATGCAGGACAAGCTCAACGCGCGGCTGATGAAGGTGGCGCGTACCGGCAACGGTCGCCGCGAGTCCTACGCGCACCTGCCGATGCCGCGCATGACCAACACCTACATGCTGGCCGGCCAGAGCGATCCGCAGGAAATCATCGCCTCCGTCGAACGCGGCCTTTACTGCGCCAACCTCGGTGGCGGCCAGGTGGACATCACCAGCGGCAAGTTCGTGTTCTCCACCAGCGAGGCCTACCTGATCGAGAACGGCAGGATCACCACGCCGGTGAAGGGCGCCACGCTGATCGGCAATGGTCCCGAGGCCATGAGTCGCGTCTCCATGGTCGGCAACGACCTGGCACTGGACAGCGGTGTGGGCACCTGTGGCAAGGACGGGCAGTCGGTTCCGGTGGGCGTGGGCCAGCCTACGCTGAAGATCGACGCGATGACGGTGGGAGGGACCGGGGCCTGA
- the mreC gene encoding rod shape-determining protein MreC: MLVFAVLSAALMVVDARFDTLKPLRSQMGLVLTPFYWTADLPVRVWDGVSDQFTSRSTLIAENEKLKAEALLMQRRLQKLATLTEQNVRLRELLNSSALVDEKVLVGELIGVDPNPFTHRILIDKGEKDGVFLGQPVLDARGLMGQVVEVMPYTARVLLLTDTTHSIPVQVNRNGLRAIASGTGNPERLELRHVADTADIKEGDLLVSSGLGQRFPAGYPVATVKEVIHDSGQPFAIVRAVPTAALNRSRYMLLVFTDTRSPEERANDAARAQEAADREAATGAAPNGTTPATPAAGAAAIAPAATAPAAAPAAAPGAATPAAQPAPARSPAAPNSQEAR, from the coding sequence ATGCTGGTGTTCGCCGTGCTTTCGGCCGCGCTGATGGTGGTCGACGCCCGCTTCGATACCCTGAAGCCTCTGCGCAGCCAGATGGGGCTGGTGCTGACGCCCTTCTACTGGACGGCCGACCTGCCGGTCCGGGTCTGGGATGGGGTCAGCGACCAGTTCACCAGCCGCAGTACCCTGATCGCCGAAAACGAGAAGCTCAAGGCCGAGGCCCTGCTGATGCAGCGCCGCCTGCAGAAGCTGGCCACCCTCACCGAGCAGAACGTGCGCCTGCGCGAGCTGCTCAATTCCTCCGCCCTGGTGGATGAGAAGGTGCTGGTGGGCGAGCTGATCGGTGTCGATCCGAACCCCTTCACCCACCGCATCCTGATCGACAAGGGCGAGAAGGACGGCGTGTTCCTCGGCCAGCCGGTGCTGGATGCGCGAGGCCTGATGGGCCAGGTGGTGGAGGTGATGCCCTATACCGCCCGTGTCCTGTTGCTGACCGATACCACCCACAGCATTCCGGTGCAGGTGAACCGCAATGGCCTGCGCGCCATCGCCAGCGGCACCGGCAATCCGGAGCGTCTCGAACTGCGTCACGTGGCCGACACGGCGGATATCAAGGAAGGCGATCTGCTGGTGAGTTCCGGCCTGGGGCAGCGATTCCCCGCCGGCTACCCGGTGGCCACCGTCAAGGAAGTGATCCACGACTCCGGCCAGCCCTTCGCCATCGTCCGTGCCGTGCCGACCGCCGCCCTGAACCGCAGCCGCTACATGCTGCTGGTGTTCACCGATACCCGCTCCCCCGAGGAGCGCGCCAACGACGCCGCCAGGGCCCAGGAAGCCGCCGATCGCGAAGCCGCCACCGGGGCCGCGCCGAATGGCACGACGCCCGCGACGCCGGCCGCCGGCGCGGCGGCCATTGCCCCCGCCGCCACTGCGCCTGCCGCTGCACCGGCTGCTGCACCGGGCGCCGCGACACCGGCTGCCCAGCCGGCACCGGCCCGGTCCCCGGCCGCGCCGAATTCCCAGGAGGCCCGTTGA